A region from the Halobellus litoreus genome encodes:
- a CDS encoding Sec-independent protein translocase subunit TatA/TatB, with protein sequence MDTLLPAFIGIPGGPELLVILLLVVLLFGADKLPKLARSSGQAMGEFKRGRDQIEDELREAAESTPARPEGEPAERA encoded by the coding sequence ATGGACACACTCCTACCGGCCTTCATCGGCATCCCAGGCGGTCCGGAACTGCTCGTAATCCTCCTCCTCGTCGTCCTGCTGTTCGGCGCGGACAAGCTCCCGAAACTCGCCCGCTCGTCCGGGCAGGCGATGGGAGAGTTCAAACGGGGGCGCGATCAGATCGAGGACGAACTCAGAGAGGCCGCGGAATCGACGCCGGCCCGCCCCGAAGGAGAACCGGCCGAACGGGCCTGA
- the cgi121 gene encoding KEOPS complex subunit Cgi121 — protein sequence MKLVEGTVAVDDVDAFVAEIDEVAAATGATVQVFDARYVVSERHLERAVELADRAFDRGENVARERAVEILLYAAGRRQITDALELGVSAGENRVVVLVDAAETPSTSEERAAASIRDRVLDDVEATLGDYDTERVREYFDVGDAELDVVDGDLEALVLERVALLVVEK from the coding sequence ATGAAACTCGTCGAGGGAACGGTCGCCGTCGACGACGTCGACGCGTTCGTCGCCGAGATCGACGAGGTCGCCGCCGCGACCGGCGCGACGGTCCAGGTGTTCGACGCGCGATACGTCGTGAGCGAGCGCCACCTCGAACGCGCCGTCGAGTTGGCCGACCGGGCGTTCGATCGAGGGGAGAACGTCGCCCGCGAGCGCGCGGTCGAGATCCTCCTGTACGCCGCCGGCCGCCGGCAGATCACTGACGCCCTCGAACTCGGCGTTTCCGCCGGCGAGAACCGCGTCGTCGTCCTCGTCGACGCGGCCGAAACGCCGTCGACGTCCGAGGAGCGCGCGGCGGCGTCGATCCGCGACCGCGTGCTCGACGACGTCGAGGCGACGCTCGGCGACTACGACACCGAACGGGTTCGGGAGTACTTCGACGTCGGGGACGCCGAACTCGACGTCGTGGACGGCGACCTCGAAGCGCTCGTGCTCGAACGCGTTGCGCTGCTCGTCGTCGAGAAGTGA
- a CDS encoding ATP-dependent DNA helicase, with translation MQPEEVPELPEGVAAHLRGEGIEELYPPQAAAVEAGVTRGESVVASVPTASGKTLVAELAMLSSVARGGKALYIVPLRALASEKKTEFERWEAYGFDVGVSTGNYESDGEWLASRDIVVATSEKVDSLVRNGAAWIDELTCVVADEVHLVDDSHRGPTLEVTLGKLRTLNPGLQVVALSATVGNADVVAEWLDAELVQSDWRPIDLRMGVHYGNAISFDDGTQREVPVGSGGRPTAALVDDALDGDSGGDDKTDDQGSSLVFVNSRRNAEASAKRLRDVTEPHLTDDERGRLAELAAEIREVSDTDTSDTLASCVAKGAAFHHAGLASEHRSLVEDAFRDRLVKCISATPTLAAGVNTPSRRVIVRDWRRYDGEFGGMKPLDVLEIHQMMGRAGRPGLDPYGEAVLLAKDSETRDELFERYIWADPEPVRSKLAAEPALRTHVLATVASGFAHTRSELLEFLDQTLYATQTDESGRLERVTDDVLAYLERNEFIEREDDSLTATSVGHTVSRLYLDPMTAAEIIDGLEWADANRGEMTRALSGAGSTSDPATTRASDATSTPAGAATDPADAGFQRASELTSDASGNDAADDDAADDDAADAEADADAAASADAPTYPTALGLFHLVSRTPDMYQLYLKSGDRETYTEICYEREAELLGRTPSEYEDVRFEEWLSALKTARLLEDWADEVDEDRITERYGVGPGDIRGKVETAEWLLGAAERLAGELDLPVVPVREAKKRVEYGVRDELLTLAGVRGVGRKRARRLYEVGIETRADLREADKSVVLRALRGRRKTAEGILENVGRQDPSMEGVSKADSAATSRPADDSDARDGTSQPTSTRADDDPEEQASLGDFG, from the coding sequence ATGCAACCGGAGGAGGTGCCCGAACTGCCCGAGGGGGTCGCCGCCCACCTGCGCGGGGAGGGAATCGAGGAGCTCTACCCCCCGCAGGCCGCCGCCGTCGAGGCCGGCGTCACCCGCGGGGAGAGCGTCGTCGCGTCGGTGCCGACCGCCTCGGGGAAGACGCTCGTCGCGGAACTCGCGATGCTTTCCAGTGTCGCCCGGGGCGGAAAGGCGCTCTACATCGTGCCGCTGCGGGCGCTCGCCTCCGAGAAGAAGACCGAGTTCGAACGCTGGGAGGCGTACGGCTTCGACGTCGGTGTCTCAACCGGCAACTACGAGTCCGACGGCGAGTGGCTGGCCTCCCGCGACATCGTCGTCGCCACCTCCGAGAAGGTCGACTCGCTCGTCCGCAACGGCGCGGCTTGGATCGACGAGCTGACCTGTGTCGTCGCCGACGAGGTCCACCTGGTCGACGACTCACACCGCGGGCCCACGCTCGAAGTCACCCTCGGGAAGTTGCGGACGCTCAATCCCGGCCTCCAGGTCGTCGCGCTGTCGGCGACTGTCGGCAACGCCGACGTCGTCGCCGAGTGGCTCGACGCCGAACTCGTCCAGTCCGACTGGCGACCGATCGACCTCCGGATGGGCGTCCACTACGGAAACGCCATCTCCTTCGACGACGGCACCCAGCGCGAGGTCCCGGTCGGATCCGGCGGGCGGCCGACCGCCGCGCTCGTCGACGACGCCCTCGACGGCGACAGCGGCGGTGACGACAAAACTGACGACCAGGGCTCCTCGCTGGTCTTCGTGAACTCCCGACGGAACGCCGAGGCGTCGGCCAAGCGCCTGCGAGACGTGACCGAGCCCCACCTCACCGACGACGAGCGGGGGCGACTCGCCGAACTGGCCGCGGAGATCAGAGAGGTCTCGGACACGGACACCAGCGACACGCTCGCGTCCTGCGTCGCGAAGGGCGCGGCCTTTCACCACGCCGGCCTCGCCTCGGAGCACCGCTCGCTCGTCGAGGACGCCTTCCGCGACCGACTCGTCAAGTGCATCTCGGCGACGCCGACGCTCGCGGCCGGCGTCAACACGCCCAGCCGTCGGGTGATCGTCCGCGATTGGCGGCGCTACGACGGCGAGTTCGGCGGGATGAAGCCGCTGGACGTGCTCGAAATCCACCAGATGATGGGGCGGGCCGGTCGTCCCGGACTCGACCCCTACGGCGAGGCCGTCCTGCTCGCGAAGGACTCCGAGACGCGAGACGAGTTGTTCGAGCGGTACATCTGGGCCGATCCGGAGCCGGTCCGCTCGAAGCTCGCCGCCGAACCGGCGCTGCGGACGCACGTCCTCGCGACGGTCGCCTCCGGGTTCGCGCACACCCGCTCGGAGCTGCTTGAGTTCCTGGACCAGACGCTGTATGCCACCCAAACCGACGAATCCGGTCGGCTGGAACGCGTCACCGACGACGTGCTCGCGTACCTGGAGCGCAACGAGTTCATCGAGCGCGAGGACGATTCGCTGACTGCGACGAGCGTCGGACACACCGTCTCGCGGCTGTATCTGGACCCGATGACGGCCGCCGAGATCATCGACGGGCTGGAGTGGGCCGACGCGAACCGCGGAGAGATGACTCGCGCGCTCTCGGGTGCGGGTTCGACTTCGGACCCCGCCACGACGAGAGCGTCGGACGCCACCTCGACGCCGGCCGGTGCCGCCACCGATCCGGCGGACGCGGGGTTCCAGCGCGCCAGCGAGCTGACGTCAGATGCATCCGGTAATGACGCAGCCGACGATGATGCAGCCGACGATGACGCAGCAGACGCCGAGGCGGACGCAGACGCGGCTGCTTCCGCCGATGCGCCCACGTACCCGACGGCGCTCGGCCTCTTCCACCTCGTTTCGCGAACGCCGGATATGTACCAGCTGTACCTCAAGTCCGGCGACAGAGAGACCTACACCGAAATCTGCTACGAGCGAGAGGCCGAACTGCTCGGTCGCACGCCCTCGGAGTACGAGGACGTCCGCTTCGAGGAGTGGCTCTCGGCGCTGAAGACCGCCCGGCTCCTCGAAGACTGGGCGGACGAGGTCGACGAGGACCGGATCACCGAGCGTTACGGCGTCGGTCCGGGCGACATCCGCGGGAAGGTCGAGACCGCCGAGTGGCTGCTCGGCGCCGCCGAACGGCTCGCCGGCGAACTCGACCTGCCGGTCGTCCCGGTCCGCGAGGCGAAAAAGCGCGTCGAGTACGGCGTCCGCGACGAACTGCTGACGCTCGCGGGCGTCCGCGGCGTCGGCCGAAAGCGCGCCAGACGGCTCTACGAGGTCGGCATCGAGACGCGCGCCGACCTCCGGGAGGCCGACAAGTCCGTGGTCCTGCGGGCGCTTCGCGGGCGGCGAAAGACCGCCGAAGGCATCCTCGAGAACGTCGGTCGGCAGGACCCGTCGATGGAGGGCGTCTCGAAGGCCGACTCCGCGGCGACGAGTCGGCCGGCAGACGATTCGGACGCACGGGACGGAACGTCACAGCCGACGTCGACTCGGGCCGACGACGATCCCGAAGAACAGGCCAGCCTGGGTGATTTCGGATGA
- a CDS encoding PQQ-binding-like beta-propeller repeat protein yields the protein MKRRGALALLGAGLTGTGGCLRLVDGGDSTPPESETPQDLSTATPSDGTPTSDGSNEVTLTETWTDENGVDNIWTREGTFYYNDYNYAAEASHGDGVRWSADTTHDGVDENLGADAFAADGRYAIFGYTPEGEHEDAGAHFHAYRRYDGEEAWVVAAPSDGTHNLAVGATVVGSTAVLAVSDYGGGEERAPLVYGVDIETGEVRWQGDESVLSPSYIRYLDSYDGDVYVGLPDTVQVLAADTGDPIEAYNWLAGTSRLESVARIHGETLFTAWPGGFDAHPIGDNGVSWSKTDLGRVYTTPVIDNSLTVVGTRDGTVYAFERGSGETRWEASITNAVAAIATTGSHVWVGDTDIGLTAYDRADGSVVHRSAKPVNGDDIAVADDVLLLGGDTATAYTID from the coding sequence ATGAAACGACGCGGTGCTCTCGCTTTACTCGGTGCTGGGCTCACAGGGACTGGCGGCTGCCTCCGGCTGGTGGACGGCGGGGACTCGACGCCGCCGGAATCCGAGACGCCGCAGGATCTGTCGACTGCGACCCCGTCGGACGGGACTCCGACGAGCGACGGGTCCAACGAGGTAACGCTGACCGAGACGTGGACCGACGAGAACGGCGTCGACAACATCTGGACGAGGGAGGGGACGTTCTACTACAACGATTACAACTACGCCGCCGAGGCGTCCCACGGTGACGGTGTGCGGTGGTCGGCGGACACGACTCACGACGGTGTGGACGAGAACTTGGGTGCCGATGCGTTCGCGGCCGACGGCAGGTACGCGATCTTCGGCTACACTCCGGAAGGGGAGCACGAGGATGCGGGCGCCCATTTCCACGCCTACCGGCGGTACGACGGCGAGGAGGCGTGGGTCGTCGCCGCGCCGTCGGACGGCACACACAACCTGGCTGTCGGTGCGACGGTGGTTGGCAGCACGGCGGTTCTCGCAGTCTCGGACTACGGCGGGGGCGAGGAGCGGGCACCGCTCGTCTACGGCGTCGACATCGAGACGGGCGAGGTGCGGTGGCAGGGTGACGAATCGGTGCTTTCACCCTCGTACATCAGATACCTCGACAGCTACGACGGTGACGTGTACGTCGGGCTGCCGGACACCGTCCAGGTACTCGCGGCTGACACCGGGGATCCGATCGAGGCGTACAACTGGCTCGCCGGTACGAGCAGGCTCGAATCCGTAGCCCGGATACACGGGGAGACACTGTTTACGGCGTGGCCAGGAGGGTTTGACGCGCACCCGATCGGGGACAACGGCGTCTCCTGGTCGAAGACCGACCTCGGTCGTGTGTACACGACCCCCGTGATCGACAACTCGCTGACCGTGGTCGGAACGCGAGACGGAACCGTGTACGCGTTCGAGCGCGGGTCCGGTGAGACACGGTGGGAGGCCAGCATCACGAATGCCGTCGCCGCGATAGCGACCACCGGCTCACACGTCTGGGTCGGGGACACGGACATCGGACTCACGGCCTACGATCGGGCAGACGGATCGGTGGTGCATCGGTCGGCGAAGCCCGTCAACGGCGACGACATCGCCGTCGCGGACGACGTGTTACTGCTCGGTGGGGACACCGCGACGGCGTACACGATCGACTGA
- a CDS encoding ferredoxin has translation MKIRYDRETCIGMFQCVDEWDAFQKNMDAGKAELTGATEVEEDVFELEVPDGAELDAEFAARACPVDAIELYDDDGEQVI, from the coding sequence ATGAAGATCCGCTACGATCGAGAGACCTGCATCGGGATGTTCCAGTGCGTCGACGAGTGGGACGCCTTCCAGAAGAATATGGACGCGGGGAAGGCGGAGTTAACGGGCGCGACGGAAGTCGAGGAGGACGTCTTCGAACTCGAGGTTCCCGACGGTGCGGAACTCGACGCCGAGTTCGCCGCGCGGGCCTGCCCCGTCGACGCCATCGAACTGTACGACGATGACGGCGAGCAAGTGATCTGA
- a CDS encoding ERCC4 domain-containing protein, with the protein MAATDEPGYVDHPLLTPDFIERRLYQVQLASTARDGHTLVCLPTGLGKTTVSLLVTAHRLHEVGGTVLFLAPTKPLVQQHAEFYREALSIPDEEIVVFTGEIRPEDRADAWGDARIVIATPQVVENDLVGSRISLADVTHLTFDECHRASGDYAYVYIAERYHADATDPLVTGMSASPGGDKEAILNVCQNLGIAEVEVMTEDDADVDEYTHDTSVEWERIQLPDEILRIRDALNEVIKDRLQKLKSLGVTNTTQPDVSQKQLNRMRGKLQELMNADKSEGYKGMSTHAEVMKLRRAVELVETQSVESVRRYFERQRNAARSSGASKASQRLVSEPKVREAMRLAESFDGTHPKFSRARILLAQTLGIEEGERVIVFTESRDTAEALTEFLSASFDVRRFVGQGDKESSEGMTQKEQQETLDDFRNGEFEVLVSTSVAEEGLDVPEVDLVLFFEPVPTAIRSIQRKGRTGRQAEGRVVVLLAEDTRDEAYFWISRRREKEMESELRELKSVVGDIESELNPPQEALEAYEEATRGNGDGRSGESEDGRGGEERSSDGDERSGDEQSGDGEERSSEDERSGDGEERDSGTTEPETAAQADGQAGLTDFGPTDEEIERAEGDGREAVEGSTEESADADDGEADDGDDADGIVATAEGDEETEIVVDQRELDAAIAKDLSKREGVRTRLETLAVGDYVLSDRVAVERKSVADFLDTLLGEERSIFEQIGDLSRAYARPVLIVEGDGLYEERNVHPGAIRGALASLAVDFDVSVLQTRDEDDTAELLLTIAEREQTERDRTVSVHGEKSAKTLAEQQEYVVSSIADIGPVTAQSLLQEFGTVEQVMTARKDDLREVGGIGEVTAERIREVVGSDYE; encoded by the coding sequence ATGGCGGCCACCGACGAGCCCGGTTACGTTGACCACCCGCTCTTGACCCCGGACTTCATCGAGCGTCGGCTCTATCAGGTCCAACTCGCGAGTACGGCACGTGACGGGCACACGCTCGTCTGCCTCCCGACCGGACTGGGGAAGACGACCGTGAGCCTGCTCGTGACGGCCCATCGGCTGCACGAGGTAGGGGGCACGGTGCTCTTTCTCGCGCCGACGAAACCGCTCGTGCAACAGCACGCCGAGTTCTACCGAGAGGCGCTCTCGATCCCCGACGAAGAGATCGTCGTCTTCACGGGTGAGATCCGCCCCGAGGATCGGGCCGACGCCTGGGGCGACGCGCGGATCGTGATCGCGACGCCCCAGGTCGTCGAGAACGACCTCGTGGGGTCTCGGATCTCCCTCGCGGACGTGACTCACCTCACCTTCGACGAGTGTCACCGCGCGAGCGGCGACTACGCGTACGTCTACATCGCCGAGCGCTACCACGCGGACGCGACGGATCCGCTCGTGACCGGGATGAGCGCCTCTCCCGGTGGTGACAAGGAAGCGATCCTGAACGTCTGCCAGAACCTCGGGATCGCCGAGGTCGAGGTGATGACGGAGGACGACGCCGACGTCGACGAGTACACCCACGACACCTCCGTCGAGTGGGAGCGGATCCAGTTGCCCGACGAGATCCTGCGGATCCGCGACGCGCTCAACGAAGTGATCAAAGATCGGTTGCAGAAGCTGAAGTCGCTGGGGGTGACGAACACGACCCAGCCCGACGTCTCCCAGAAGCAGCTGAATCGGATGCGCGGAAAGCTCCAAGAGCTGATGAACGCCGACAAGTCGGAGGGGTACAAGGGGATGTCGACGCACGCGGAGGTGATGAAACTCCGGCGGGCGGTCGAACTGGTCGAGACCCAGTCCGTCGAGTCCGTTCGGCGGTACTTCGAGCGTCAGCGCAACGCCGCGCGCTCCTCGGGGGCGTCGAAGGCGAGCCAGCGGCTCGTCTCCGAGCCGAAGGTCAGGGAGGCGATGCGCCTGGCCGAGAGCTTCGACGGCACGCACCCGAAGTTCTCCCGCGCGCGGATCCTCCTCGCACAGACGCTCGGCATCGAGGAGGGCGAGCGCGTCATCGTCTTCACGGAATCGCGCGACACCGCCGAGGCGTTGACCGAATTCCTCTCGGCGTCGTTCGACGTCCGCCGATTCGTCGGACAGGGCGACAAGGAGAGCTCCGAGGGGATGACCCAGAAAGAGCAACAGGAGACGCTCGACGACTTCCGAAACGGGGAGTTCGAGGTGCTCGTCTCGACCTCGGTCGCCGAGGAAGGCCTAGACGTCCCGGAGGTCGACTTGGTGCTCTTCTTCGAGCCCGTGCCGACGGCGATCCGCTCGATCCAGCGGAAGGGCCGGACCGGCCGACAGGCGGAGGGGCGCGTCGTCGTCCTCCTCGCGGAGGACACCCGCGACGAGGCGTACTTCTGGATCTCTCGCCGTCGCGAGAAGGAGATGGAGTCGGAACTGCGCGAGCTGAAGAGCGTCGTCGGCGACATCGAATCCGAGCTGAACCCGCCACAGGAGGCGCTAGAGGCGTACGAAGAGGCGACTCGTGGAAACGGAGACGGCCGAAGTGGAGAAAGCGAAGACGGGAGGGGCGGCGAGGAACGGAGCAGTGACGGCGACGAGCGGAGCGGAGACGAACAGAGCGGTGACGGCGAGGAACGGAGCAGTGAGGATGAACGGAGCGGTGACGGCGAGGAACGGGACAGCGGGACGACGGAGCCGGAGACGGCGGCGCAGGCGGACGGTCAGGCGGGACTCACGGACTTCGGCCCGACGGACGAGGAGATCGAACGGGCCGAAGGCGACGGGCGTGAGGCGGTGGAGGGGAGTACGGAGGAGAGCGCCGATGCCGACGATGGCGAGGCGGACGACGGCGACGACGCGGACGGGATCGTCGCCACCGCCGAGGGCGACGAGGAGACCGAAATCGTCGTCGACCAGCGGGAACTCGACGCGGCCATCGCGAAGGACCTCTCGAAGCGCGAGGGCGTCCGCACGCGACTGGAGACGTTGGCCGTCGGCGACTACGTCCTTTCGGACCGGGTCGCCGTCGAGCGCAAGTCGGTCGCGGACTTCCTGGACACGCTCCTCGGCGAGGAGCGCTCCATCTTCGAGCAGATCGGCGATCTGTCGCGGGCGTACGCCCGCCCGGTGCTGATCGTCGAGGGCGACGGGCTATACGAGGAGCGGAACGTTCATCCGGGGGCGATTCGAGGGGCGCTGGCCTCGCTGGCGGTCGATTTCGACGTGAGCGTCCTCCAGACGCGCGACGAGGACGACACCGCGGAGTTGCTTCTCACCATCGCCGAACGTGAACAGACGGAGCGGGACCGAACGGTGAGCGTGCACGGCGAAAAGAGCGCGAAGACGCTCGCCGAACAGCAGGAGTACGTCGTCTCCTCGATCGCGGACATCGGTCCCGTGACGGCGCAGTCGCTCCTTCAGGAGTTCGGAACGGTAGAGCAGGTGATGACCGCGCGGAAAGACGACCTCCGCGAGGTCGGCGGGATCGGCGAGGTGACGGCCGAGCGGATCCGCGAGGTCGTGGGAAGCGACTACGAGTAG
- a CDS encoding HalOD1 output domain-containing protein has product MSKAGDFRRGSLDSWSVITRDTWEDEGELLVRLSDALGSLDETDDDVSLYDHVEIEAVTRALLPDAESRAVSEIRFDYQGYEIRVTRDGVIAASPSSAGSRQFPR; this is encoded by the coding sequence ATGTCAAAAGCAGGTGACTTCCGACGCGGCTCCCTCGATTCCTGGTCCGTCATCACGCGCGATACCTGGGAAGACGAAGGCGAGTTGTTGGTCCGACTCTCCGACGCGCTCGGCAGCCTCGACGAGACGGACGACGACGTGTCCCTCTACGATCACGTCGAAATCGAGGCCGTGACTCGGGCGCTGCTGCCCGACGCCGAATCGCGGGCCGTCTCGGAGATCCGATTCGACTACCAGGGGTACGAGATCCGCGTCACACGCGATGGCGTCATCGCCGCCAGTCCGTCCTCCGCCGGATCCCGACAGTTCCCCCGATAG
- a CDS encoding AI-2E family transporter translates to MTRTRRYALGAVFVLAGLTAAVLLQSVLGTVFFAVTVAYLLWPVRRTLVARGFSRRVASGGATLGALLMTVLVLVPLAVVVYLRFDSFVALVGLLPDELILDAFGFQYAMTLESLTSVVVDIVERTARRAATAAPVLVLKATLFVFLVYSLLFYGTDARQAVLALVPPGYGDAAAALNRRTRETLFAIYVLQAATALGTFALALPVFFLLGYDSVVTLATISAVLQFVPVVGPSVLLAGLAVYHVAVGELLRAVLVFLVGGLVIALLPDVLIRPRLARETADIPGSLYFVGFFGGVLTLGPIGVVAGPLAVGLFVESAALLSAELHPEGRETPTDRTADADDENSDEAS, encoded by the coding sequence GTGACTCGGACCCGACGGTACGCGCTGGGGGCGGTGTTCGTCCTCGCCGGTCTCACGGCGGCGGTTCTCTTACAGTCGGTCCTCGGGACCGTCTTCTTCGCCGTCACCGTCGCGTACCTGCTGTGGCCCGTCCGACGGACACTCGTCGCCCGCGGCTTCTCCCGACGGGTCGCAAGCGGCGGTGCGACCCTCGGCGCGCTGCTGATGACGGTGCTCGTGTTGGTTCCGCTCGCCGTCGTCGTCTACCTCCGATTCGATTCCTTCGTTGCGCTGGTCGGACTGCTCCCGGACGAACTGATTCTCGACGCGTTCGGGTTCCAGTACGCGATGACGCTCGAGTCGCTCACGTCCGTCGTCGTCGACATCGTCGAACGCACTGCCCGACGCGCCGCCACCGCGGCACCGGTCCTCGTCCTGAAAGCGACGCTGTTCGTCTTCCTGGTGTACTCGCTCCTGTTCTACGGCACGGACGCTCGACAGGCGGTGCTGGCGCTCGTCCCGCCGGGCTACGGCGACGCCGCGGCGGCGCTGAACCGACGCACCCGCGAGACGCTCTTCGCCATCTACGTCCTGCAGGCGGCGACCGCGCTCGGCACCTTCGCCCTCGCGCTTCCGGTGTTCTTCCTCCTCGGATACGACTCGGTCGTGACGCTTGCGACTATCTCCGCGGTCCTCCAGTTCGTGCCCGTCGTCGGCCCGAGCGTCCTGCTCGCCGGACTCGCTGTCTACCACGTCGCGGTCGGCGAACTGCTCCGCGCGGTGCTCGTCTTTCTCGTCGGCGGGCTCGTCATCGCGTTGCTCCCCGACGTTCTCATCCGCCCGCGACTCGCGCGCGAGACGGCCGATATTCCGGGAAGCCTCTACTTCGTCGGCTTCTTCGGCGGCGTGCTCACGCTCGGTCCGATCGGCGTCGTGGCGGGGCCGCTCGCGGTCGGCCTGTTCGTCGAGTCGGCGGCGCTCCTCTCGGCGGAGTTGCATCCCGAGGGCCGCGAGACACCCACGGATCGAACCGCGGACGCAGACGATGAAAACAGCGATGAAGCGTCCTGA
- a CDS encoding thiamine ABC transporter substrate-binding protein, translated as MKRRTFVRTVGAGGIVGLAGCVGGGGGDGDSGSTADTATEADGDATGTTTGTPGSEPPELVVSTYGAFVDAPSTSPGPWLKETFESEFDATVTFATPDSEINYYIERALQGVDIESDVYVGLNVDMLIRIDERLDDGLFTAVDDIGGRGDVKEGLNFDPEGRIVPYDTSYVSIVYNETMSEDGDFVAPETFEELLEPEFEGDLLTQNPTGSATGKSFLLHTVDAKGPDGYLDYWEDLQANDVRVLSDWSTSYNAFLEEEAPMVVSYSTDQVYANREGQDLAKHQIRFLNDEGYAYPEGMSIFEGTDRPELAREFLEFMLRPDVQGEIAQRNVAFPATTTAELPGDFAEYAQAPPEAVTFTYDELRDNVSEWTQAWERQFASK; from the coding sequence ATGAAACGGAGAACGTTCGTACGAACGGTCGGTGCGGGCGGCATTGTCGGACTCGCCGGGTGCGTCGGCGGGGGCGGCGGCGATGGCGATAGTGGGTCAACCGCCGATACGGCCACCGAAGCCGACGGCGACGCGACCGGAACGACGACGGGAACGCCGGGGTCGGAACCGCCCGAGCTGGTCGTCTCGACGTACGGCGCGTTCGTCGACGCGCCGTCGACGAGTCCCGGACCGTGGCTCAAGGAGACCTTCGAGTCGGAGTTCGACGCCACGGTGACGTTCGCGACGCCCGACAGCGAGATCAACTACTACATCGAACGGGCGCTCCAGGGCGTCGACATCGAGTCGGACGTCTACGTCGGCCTCAACGTGGATATGCTCATCCGGATCGACGAGCGGCTCGACGACGGGCTGTTCACCGCCGTCGACGACATCGGCGGCCGTGGCGACGTGAAAGAGGGGCTGAACTTCGATCCCGAGGGCCGAATCGTTCCCTACGACACGAGTTACGTCAGCATCGTCTACAACGAGACGATGAGCGAGGACGGCGACTTCGTCGCCCCGGAGACCTTCGAAGAACTGCTCGAACCCGAGTTCGAGGGCGACCTCCTCACCCAGAATCCGACGGGGAGCGCGACCGGGAAGTCGTTCCTGCTGCACACGGTCGACGCGAAGGGTCCCGACGGGTACCTCGACTACTGGGAAGACCTCCAGGCAAACGACGTTCGCGTCCTCTCGGACTGGTCGACGTCGTACAACGCGTTCTTAGAGGAGGAAGCGCCGATGGTCGTCTCCTACTCGACCGACCAAGTGTACGCCAACCGCGAGGGCCAGGACCTCGCGAAACACCAGATCCGATTCCTGAACGACGAGGGCTACGCCTACCCGGAGGGAATGTCGATCTTCGAGGGGACCGATCGCCCCGAACTGGCCCGTGAGTTCCTCGAATTTATGCTGCGTCCGGACGTCCAAGGCGAGATCGCCCAGCGGAACGTCGCCTTCCCGGCGACGACGACTGCGGAACTGCCGGGGGATTTCGCCGAGTACGCGCAGGCACCGCCGGAAGCAGTCACTTTCACGTACGACGAACTTCGAGACAACGTGAGTGAGTGGACCCAGGCGTGGGAGCGACAGTTCGCGAGCAAGTGA